A region of Crenobacter cavernae DNA encodes the following proteins:
- a CDS encoding lactate permease LctP family transporter — MQTWTQVYAPLGSLGLSALVAAIPIAFFFVALAVLRMKGHVAGTITVAISLAIAIFVYQMPADMAFAAAGFGFAYGIWPIAWIIVAAVFLYKITVKTGQFDIIRASVLSVTEDQRLQMLLVGFSFGAFLEGAAGFGAPVAITAALLVGLGFNPLYAAGLCLIANTAPVAFGAMGIPIIVAGQVTGLDPFHIGAAAGHQLPILSVIVPFWLVMMMDGVKGVKETWPAALVAGVSFAVTQYFTSNYIGPELPDITSALVSLVCLTAFLKVWQPKQVFTFAAAGMGGIGGSVSVGGFGGGAQRPDKKPLEYSLGQVAKAWSPFIILTVIVTIWSLKPFKALFAKDGALASWVFKFHVPHLDNLVVKVAPIVTDAKPYEAVFKLDLFSATGTAIFFSALIAMAVLKMKPADGAKTFFETLVELKRPIYSIGMVLAFAFVANYSGLSSTLALVLAGTGGAFPFFSPFLGWLGVFLTGSDTSSNALFGSLQATTAHQIGVSDTLLVAANTTGGVTGKMISPQSIAVACAAVGLVGKEADLFRFTVKHSLIFCAFVGVLTYAMAYYFPLGF; from the coding sequence ATGCAGACCTGGACCCAGGTGTACGCCCCCTTGGGCAGCCTCGGCCTTTCGGCCCTGGTAGCCGCCATCCCGATCGCCTTCTTCTTCGTCGCGCTCGCCGTGCTGCGCATGAAGGGCCACGTCGCCGGCACCATCACCGTCGCCATCTCGCTGGCGATCGCGATCTTCGTCTACCAGATGCCGGCCGACATGGCCTTCGCCGCCGCCGGCTTCGGCTTCGCCTACGGCATCTGGCCGATCGCGTGGATCATCGTCGCCGCGGTGTTCCTGTACAAGATCACCGTCAAGACCGGCCAGTTCGACATCATCCGCGCGTCGGTGCTGTCGGTGACCGAGGACCAGCGCCTGCAGATGCTGCTGGTCGGCTTCTCATTCGGCGCCTTCCTCGAGGGCGCGGCCGGCTTCGGCGCGCCGGTGGCGATCACCGCCGCGCTGCTCGTCGGCCTCGGCTTCAACCCGCTGTACGCGGCCGGCCTGTGCCTGATCGCCAACACCGCGCCGGTGGCGTTCGGCGCGATGGGCATCCCGATCATCGTCGCCGGCCAGGTCACCGGCCTCGACCCGTTCCACATCGGCGCGGCCGCCGGTCACCAGCTGCCCATCCTGTCGGTCATCGTGCCGTTCTGGCTGGTCATGATGATGGACGGCGTCAAGGGCGTGAAGGAGACCTGGCCCGCCGCGCTGGTCGCGGGGGTGTCGTTCGCGGTGACGCAGTACTTCACGTCGAACTACATCGGCCCGGAGCTGCCGGACATCACCTCGGCGCTGGTGAGCCTGGTGTGCCTGACCGCCTTCCTCAAGGTATGGCAGCCGAAGCAGGTGTTCACCTTCGCCGCCGCCGGCATGGGCGGCATCGGCGGTTCGGTCAGCGTCGGCGGCTTTGGCGGCGGCGCGCAGCGTCCCGACAAGAAACCGCTCGAGTACAGCCTCGGCCAGGTCGCCAAGGCGTGGTCGCCGTTCATCATCCTGACCGTCATCGTCACCATCTGGAGCCTGAAGCCGTTCAAGGCGCTGTTCGCGAAGGACGGCGCGCTCGCCTCGTGGGTGTTCAAGTTCCACGTGCCGCACCTGGACAACCTGGTGGTCAAGGTCGCCCCGATCGTGACCGACGCCAAGCCCTACGAGGCGGTGTTCAAGCTCGACCTGTTCTCGGCCACCGGCACCGCGATCTTCTTCTCGGCGCTGATCGCGATGGCGGTGCTGAAGATGAAACCGGCCGACGGCGCGAAGACCTTCTTCGAAACGCTCGTCGAACTGAAGCGCCCGATCTACTCGATCGGCATGGTGCTCGCGTTCGCCTTCGTCGCCAACTATTCGGGCCTGTCGTCGACGCTGGCGCTGGTGCTGGCCGGCACCGGCGGCGCCTTCCCGTTCTTCTCGCCCTTCCTCGGCTGGCTCGGCGTGTTCCTGACCGGCTCGGACACCTCGTCGAACGCGCTGTTCGGCTCGCTGCAGGCGACCACCGCGCACCAGATCGGCGTGTCGGACACCCTGCTCGTCGCGGCGAACACCACCGGCGGCGTGACCGGCAAGATGATCTCGCCGCAATCGATCGCCGTCGCGTGCGCCGCCGTGGGCCTCGTGGGCAAGGAGGCCGACCTGTTCCGCTTCACCGTCAAGCACAGCCTGATCTTCTGCGCCTTCGTCGGCGTGCTGACCTACGCGATGGCCTACTACTTCCCGCTGGGCTTCTAA
- a CDS encoding M60 family metallopeptidase, which translates to MSDSQLNQPSIRGRSQARLAMLGKGLAAGVLVWPAFAFAQLPGDLLISGARGWCVARAGDAAAPTDKVIAAACDGSDPRQRWVFDAAAVQPASDPALCLSGRPGDGGALALAACDSRSGTQPWTLAEQGLHLGEAALTLSRDNKLVVVATNDAGFEPRWTRLSELAARVDAGRSVVIQYPIAATDTASLELERARHVVNQLTPPDEPLPAPRDVSAFPGEVPADAPRVTETVSLDRRFTRFSHVGWSQKPKNWLATGLYAPAGEVVTVTASDDAAALAGVSLRIGANTDVIARTKPGETVDRYASVSLAVPLKPGVNRVRSQYGGLVIVESAGSANVTLPLTIAGAVKAPRFRLGTDSNADWALARNNPAPWAVLEGDKALLVVPSSQVRELEDAQSVMKAYDTAQQAAMDLAGFDGSSSLHPRLHGRQWFVEDRQISVGYGHAGFPIMTRLDWRLASVDAATNWGVMHETGHNYQALCLWAARYGLESTVNLIPLYVAETLRGRPALIGTLRFSRAIAKLGPGFDFDRNADKDDKLVFLAQLRYAFPDLGWALFRQLNRRYRELPASGQRAICASEARQTDTLLELLSDVVGRDLSSHFLNWGVPVSAGALSRVRSRGLPAPSFPTWLVNPE; encoded by the coding sequence ATGAGCGACTCGCAGTTGAATCAACCGTCCATCAGGGGTAGATCACAAGCCCGGCTTGCCATGCTCGGCAAGGGGCTCGCCGCCGGCGTGCTGGTCTGGCCGGCGTTCGCCTTCGCGCAGCTGCCGGGCGACCTGCTGATTTCCGGCGCTCGCGGCTGGTGCGTCGCGCGAGCGGGCGATGCGGCGGCGCCCACCGACAAAGTCATCGCCGCCGCGTGCGACGGTAGCGATCCGCGCCAGCGCTGGGTGTTCGACGCGGCGGCGGTGCAGCCGGCCAGCGATCCGGCGCTGTGCCTGTCCGGTCGTCCCGGCGACGGCGGCGCGTTGGCGCTGGCCGCTTGCGACAGCCGCAGCGGGACGCAGCCGTGGACGTTGGCCGAGCAGGGTCTGCATCTCGGCGAAGCGGCGCTGACGCTCTCGCGCGACAACAAGCTGGTCGTGGTGGCGACAAACGACGCGGGGTTCGAGCCACGTTGGACGCGGCTGTCAGAGCTCGCCGCCCGGGTCGACGCGGGCAGGTCGGTCGTCATCCAGTACCCGATCGCGGCGACCGATACCGCGTCGCTCGAACTGGAACGCGCGCGCCACGTCGTGAACCAGCTGACCCCGCCGGACGAGCCCTTGCCGGCGCCGCGCGACGTGTCGGCCTTCCCCGGCGAGGTGCCCGCCGACGCGCCTCGCGTCACCGAAACCGTGTCGCTCGACCGCCGTTTTACGCGCTTCAGCCACGTCGGCTGGAGCCAGAAGCCGAAGAACTGGCTGGCGACCGGCCTCTACGCGCCGGCCGGCGAAGTCGTCACCGTCACCGCGTCGGACGACGCGGCCGCGCTGGCCGGCGTGTCGCTGCGCATCGGCGCGAACACCGACGTGATCGCACGCACGAAGCCCGGCGAGACGGTAGACCGCTACGCCAGCGTCAGCCTTGCCGTACCGCTCAAACCCGGCGTGAACCGCGTGCGCAGCCAGTATGGCGGCCTCGTGATCGTCGAGTCGGCAGGCTCGGCCAACGTGACGCTGCCGCTGACGATCGCCGGCGCGGTGAAGGCGCCGCGCTTCAGGCTGGGCACCGACAGCAACGCCGACTGGGCGCTCGCGCGCAACAATCCGGCGCCGTGGGCGGTGCTCGAAGGCGACAAGGCGCTGCTGGTCGTGCCGTCGAGCCAGGTCAGAGAACTCGAAGACGCACAAAGCGTGATGAAGGCCTACGACACCGCGCAGCAAGCGGCGATGGACCTGGCCGGTTTCGACGGCTCGTCGTCCCTGCATCCCAGGCTGCACGGCCGGCAGTGGTTCGTCGAAGACCGGCAGATCAGCGTCGGCTACGGCCATGCCGGCTTCCCGATCATGACGCGGCTCGACTGGAGGCTCGCCAGCGTCGACGCGGCGACCAACTGGGGCGTGATGCACGAAACCGGCCACAACTACCAGGCGCTCTGCCTGTGGGCGGCGCGTTACGGGCTGGAGTCGACGGTGAACCTGATCCCGCTCTACGTCGCCGAGACGCTGCGCGGCCGGCCTGCGCTGATCGGCACGCTGCGCTTTTCGAGGGCGATCGCCAAGCTCGGTCCGGGCTTCGACTTCGACCGCAACGCCGACAAGGACGACAAGCTCGTCTTTCTCGCCCAGCTGCGCTACGCGTTCCCTGACCTGGGCTGGGCGCTGTTCCGGCAACTGAACCGCCGCTACCGCGAACTGCCGGCCTCCGGGCAGCGCGCGATCTGCGCGAGCGAGGCGAGGCAGACCGACACGCTGCTCGAATTGCTGTCCGACGTCGTCGGCCGCGACCTCTCGTCCCACTTCCTGAACTGGGGCGTGCCGGTGTCGGCCGGCGCGCTGTCGCGCGTCAGGTCGCGGGGTCTGCCCGCGCCGTCGTTTCCCACCTGGCTGGTCAATCCGGAATGA
- a CDS encoding cytochrome C oxidase subunit IV family protein yields MQTVPAAEHASGQQHPIGLYLRVWALLFVLSTLSYLVDYFRIEGYLRWFLIVAFMLMKAGLIIAVFMHMRWERLALIVAILLPPFCLLVLVGLMHVEADYTFSTRGAYFTSDVQQTAVHPGTGQERR; encoded by the coding sequence ATGCAAACCGTTCCCGCCGCAGAGCACGCGTCCGGCCAGCAGCATCCGATCGGGCTCTACCTGAGGGTCTGGGCGCTGCTGTTCGTGCTCAGTACGCTGTCTTATCTGGTCGACTACTTCCGCATCGAAGGCTATCTGCGCTGGTTTTTGATCGTCGCCTTCATGCTGATGAAGGCCGGGCTGATCATCGCCGTCTTCATGCATATGCGCTGGGAGCGGCTGGCGCTGATCGTCGCGATCCTGCTGCCGCCGTTTTGCCTCCTGGTGCTGGTCGGGCTGATGCATGTCGAGGCGGACTACACCTTCTCGACGCGCGGCGCCTATTTCACGAGCGACGTTCAGCAGACGGCGGTGCACCCCGGAACGGGGCAGGAAAGACGTTAG
- a CDS encoding heme-copper oxidase subunit III family protein — protein MAQRPPTSREDLLASPAGWQGFVADWSADREAFKVPWGKAMMWIFLVSDTFVFSCFLVGYMTVRVSTTAVWPNPSEVFALTIGGTSVPLILIAIMTFILISSSGTMAMAVNYAYRRERVKTALLMLATAAFGASFVGLQAFEWTHLIVDEGVRPWGNAMGAAQFGAAFFTITGFHGLHVSAGVIYLLVVALKVLLGRYERSGNYQIVEIAGLYWHFVDLVWVFIFAFFYLW, from the coding sequence ATGGCGCAACGTCCCCCGACTTCCCGCGAAGATCTGCTCGCGTCGCCCGCCGGCTGGCAGGGCTTCGTCGCCGACTGGTCGGCCGACCGCGAGGCGTTCAAGGTGCCGTGGGGCAAGGCGATGATGTGGATCTTCCTCGTCAGCGACACCTTCGTCTTCAGCTGTTTCCTCGTCGGCTACATGACGGTGCGCGTGTCGACCACCGCCGTCTGGCCCAACCCGAGCGAAGTCTTCGCGCTGACGATAGGCGGCACGTCGGTCCCGTTGATCCTGATCGCGATCATGACCTTCATCCTGATCAGCAGCAGCGGCACGATGGCGATGGCGGTCAACTACGCCTACCGCCGCGAGCGCGTGAAAACGGCTTTGCTGATGCTGGCGACCGCCGCGTTCGGGGCCTCTTTCGTCGGTCTGCAGGCGTTCGAGTGGACCCATCTGATCGTCGACGAAGGCGTGCGGCCGTGGGGCAACGCGATGGGCGCGGCGCAGTTCGGCGCCGCCTTTTTTACGATCACCGGCTTTCACGGTCTGCATGTTTCGGCCGGCGTGATCTATCTGCTTGTCGTCGCGCTGAAGGTGCTGTTGGGCCGTTACGAGCGCAGTGGAAACTACCAGATCGTCGAGATCGCCGGCCTCTACTGGCACTTCGTCGACCTGGTATGGGTGTTCATCTTCGCGTTCTTCTACCTGTGGTGA
- a CDS encoding cytochrome c oxidase subunit 3, which yields METSMRTSGRGRLGRACRESTPESVALSVFIGVVGVLFSLLIVAYAMRMRTGDWRTLPVPWQLGLSTAMLILSSASLQWASVAARRGERKSLNKALLATAVFAVAFLASQLWVWQRLVEFGYLASANPANGFFYLITGLHGLHLAGGLVALGRAVAHSRLSGAAARVQASIALCARYWHFLLALWLVLYAALSFLTPAIVAFICGAS from the coding sequence ATGGAAACGTCGATGCGGACATCGGGGCGGGGCAGGCTTGGCCGGGCCTGTCGCGAGAGCACGCCGGAGTCGGTCGCGCTGTCGGTCTTCATCGGCGTGGTCGGCGTGCTCTTTTCGCTGTTGATCGTCGCCTACGCGATGCGCATGCGCACCGGCGACTGGCGGACGCTGCCGGTGCCGTGGCAGCTGGGTTTGAGCACGGCTATGCTGATTTTGAGTAGCGCCTCGCTGCAGTGGGCGAGTGTAGCGGCACGACGTGGCGAGCGAAAAAGCCTTAACAAGGCGCTGCTCGCCACCGCCGTGTTCGCCGTCGCTTTCTTGGCGTCGCAGCTTTGGGTGTGGCAGCGGCTCGTCGAATTCGGCTACCTGGCCTCGGCCAACCCGGCCAACGGTTTTTTCTACCTGATCACCGGTCTGCACGGCCTGCATCTGGCAGGCGGTCTGGTGGCGCTGGGGCGGGCCGTCGCGCACAGCCGTCTAAGCGGGGCGGCGGCGCGGGTTCAGGCCAGCATCGCCTTGTGCGCGCGCTACTGGCACTTCCTGCTCGCGCTGTGGCTGGTGCTCTACGCTGCGTTGTCCTTCCTGACGCCGGCCATCGTCGCTTTCATTTGCGGCGCTTCCTGA
- the ctaD gene encoding cytochrome c oxidase subunit I, with product MAYSTGEGHPEPHGFWTRYVWSQDHKVIAVQYTLTAILIGIVGLALSSLMRLQLGFPGRFDFIDANHYYQFVTMHGMIMVIYLLTALFLGGFGNYLIPLMVGARDMVFPFLNMLSYWVYLVAVLVLVASFFVPGGPTGAGWTLYPPQAILPGTPGADWGIVLMLVSLIIFIVAATMGGLNYVTTVLQARTEGMSLMRLPLTVWGIFMATVLALIAFPALFVSGVMMLFDKVLGTSFFMPAIVSMGQQLDYQGGSPLLFQHLFWFFGHPEVYIVALPAFGIVSDLISTHARKNIFGYRMMVWAIVAIGVLSVVVWAHHMFVSGMNPYFGFFFAITTLVIAIPTAIKVYNWLLTLWRGDIHLTVPMLFAIGFISMFVIGGLTGLFLGNVSVDIPLSDTYFVVAHFHMVMGVAPILVVFGGIYHWFPKVTGRMLNDTLGKLHFWVTFVGAYAIFFPMHYLGFLGMPRRYYAYDGYQTIPASAQSLNAFITVAALIVGATQLLFLFNLAWSAFRGRRAGGNPWGATTLEWQTPETPPGHGNWGSAQPVVYRWAYEYSVPGDERDFVPQNAAPEGPAVAERPAG from the coding sequence ATGGCTTACTCCACCGGCGAAGGCCACCCCGAGCCGCACGGCTTCTGGACGCGTTACGTCTGGAGCCAGGACCACAAGGTCATCGCCGTCCAGTACACGCTGACGGCGATCCTGATCGGCATCGTCGGGCTCGCGCTGTCCAGCCTGATGCGGCTGCAGCTCGGCTTTCCCGGCCGTTTCGATTTCATCGACGCGAATCACTACTACCAGTTCGTCACCATGCACGGGATGATCATGGTGATCTATCTGCTGACGGCGCTGTTCCTCGGCGGCTTCGGCAATTACCTGATCCCGCTGATGGTCGGCGCGCGCGACATGGTGTTTCCCTTCCTCAACATGCTGAGCTACTGGGTGTATCTGGTCGCGGTGCTGGTGCTGGTCGCGAGCTTCTTCGTGCCCGGCGGGCCGACCGGCGCCGGCTGGACGCTGTACCCGCCGCAGGCGATCCTGCCCGGCACGCCGGGCGCCGACTGGGGCATCGTCCTGATGCTGGTGTCGCTGATCATCTTCATCGTCGCGGCGACGATGGGCGGGCTCAACTACGTGACGACGGTGCTGCAGGCGCGCACCGAGGGCATGTCGCTGATGCGCCTGCCGCTGACGGTGTGGGGCATCTTCATGGCGACGGTGCTCGCGCTGATCGCTTTTCCGGCGCTGTTCGTCAGCGGCGTGATGATGCTGTTCGACAAGGTGCTCGGCACCAGCTTCTTCATGCCGGCGATCGTGTCGATGGGGCAGCAGCTCGACTATCAGGGCGGCAGCCCGCTGCTGTTCCAGCACCTGTTCTGGTTCTTCGGCCATCCCGAGGTCTACATCGTCGCGCTGCCGGCGTTCGGTATCGTGTCCGACCTGATCAGCACGCACGCGAGGAAGAACATCTTCGGCTACCGGATGATGGTGTGGGCGATCGTCGCGATCGGCGTTTTGAGCGTCGTCGTGTGGGCGCACCACATGTTCGTCAGCGGCATGAACCCGTACTTCGGCTTCTTCTTCGCGATCACCACGCTGGTGATCGCGATCCCGACCGCGATCAAGGTCTACAATTGGCTGTTGACGTTGTGGCGCGGCGACATCCATCTGACGGTGCCGATGCTGTTCGCGATCGGCTTCATCAGCATGTTCGTGATCGGCGGGCTGACCGGCCTGTTCCTCGGCAACGTCAGCGTCGACATCCCCTTGTCGGACACCTATTTCGTCGTCGCGCACTTCCACATGGTGATGGGCGTCGCGCCGATACTCGTCGTGTTCGGCGGCATCTATCACTGGTTCCCCAAGGTCACCGGGCGGATGCTGAACGACACGCTCGGCAAGCTGCACTTCTGGGTGACCTTCGTCGGCGCCTACGCGATCTTCTTCCCGATGCACTACCTCGGCTTTCTCGGCATGCCGCGCCGCTACTACGCGTACGACGGCTATCAGACGATCCCGGCATCGGCGCAGTCGCTGAACGCCTTCATCACCGTCGCCGCGCTGATCGTCGGCGCGACGCAACTCTTGTTCCTGTTCAACCTCGCGTGGAGCGCTTTTCGCGGCAGGCGTGCCGGCGGCAACCCGTGGGGCGCGACCACGCTCGAATGGCAGACGCCCGAGACGCCGCCCGGCCACGGCAACTGGGGGTCTGCGCAGCCGGTGGTGTACCGCTGGGCGTACGAATACAGCGTGCCCGGCGACGAGCGCGACTTCGTGCCGCAGAACGCCGCGCCCGAAGGCCCGGCCGTGGCCGAACGGCCGGCAGGCTGA